One segment of Anopheles stephensi strain Indian chromosome 3, UCI_ANSTEP_V1.0, whole genome shotgun sequence DNA contains the following:
- the LOC118511462 gene encoding hydroxymethylglutaryl-CoA synthase 1, whose protein sequence is MSTAAGCEPDRWPESVGIVGLEIVFPSQFVDQTELEAFDGVSAGKYTIGLGQQRMGFCSDREDINSLCLTAVRNLLDRHGTKLAQIGRLEVGTETIVDKSKSVKSVLMQLFEPEGVTDLEGIDTTNACYGGTAALLNAINWVESSSWDGRLALVVCGDIAVYAQGSARPTGGAGAVAMLVGPNAPLRFERGLRATYMKHAYDFYKPDLSSEYPVVDGKLSIQCYLSALDACYQLYRKKFAERHPDIVTPVTLDTFDAMIFHSPYCKLVQKSLARIGLNDFMLASADQRAKLFQGLEQFEKVRLEDTYFDRDVEKAFMARYAASFEAKTKRSLHLASQVGNMYTPSVYSCLVSLLIGSDVDELLGKRVGVFSYGSGLASSMYSIAITTDRERLAEFKRHLNYVQPLLDRRSKVDPAEFTKLMEVREKNNHAAPYEPSGSVDVLFPGTYYLQAVDSMHRRTYERVPPEQPSS, encoded by the coding sequence ATGAGCACAGCCGCCGGATGCGAGCCGGACCGTTGGCCGGAGAGCGTTGGCATTGTTGGGCTGGAGATCGTCTTCCCATCACAGTTCGTCGACCAGACGGAGCTGGAAGCGTTCGATGGGGTGTCGGCCGGCAAGTACACGATCGGGTTGGGCCAGCAGCGCATGGGGTTCTGCTCCGACCGGGAGGACATCAACTCGCTGTGCCTTACCGCGGTGCGGAATTTGCTCGATCGACACGGTACGAAGCTGGCACAGATTGGGCGACTTGAGGTCGGTACCGAGACGATCGTGGACAAGTCGAAGAGCGTCAAGTCGGTGCTGATGCAGCTGTTCGAACCGGAAGGTGTGACCGATCTGGAGGGAATCGATACAACGAACGCGTGCTACGGTGGTACGGCCGCGCTGCTGAACGCGATCAACTGGGTAGAATCGTCCAGCTGGGACGGCCGTTTGGCACTGGTTGTGTGCGGTGATATTGCCGTGTATGCGCAGGGTTCGGCCCGTCCGACGGGTGGAGCCGGCGCTGTGGCCATGCTGGTGGGACCGAACGCACCGCTACGGTTTGAGCGCGGGCTGAGAGCGACCTACATGAAGCATGCGTACGATTTCTACAAACCTGACCTCAGCTCGGAGTATCCCGTGGTGGACGGGAAGCTTTCGATCCAGTGCTACCTAAGTGCCCTTGACGCGTGCTACCAGCTGTACCGGAAGAAGTTTGCCGAGCGCCACCCGGACATTGTGACGCCCGTCACGCTCGACACGTTCGACGCGATGATCTTCCACAGCCCGTACTGCAAGCTGGTGCAGAAATCGTTGGCACGTATCGGGCTGAACGATTTCATGCTCGCGTCGGCGGACCAGCGCGCCAAGCTGTTCCAGGGGCTGGAGCAGTTCGAGAAGGTGCGGCTCGAGGATACGTACTTCGATCGGGACGTGGAGAAAGCGTTTATGGCGCGTTATGCGGCGTCGTTCGAGGCCAAAACGAAACGCTCGCTGCATCTGGCCAGCCAGGTCGGCAACATGTACACGCCGTCCGTGTACAGCTGCCTGGTGTCGTTGCTGATCGGGTCGGACGTGGACGAGCTGCTGGGCAAGCGGGTTGGCGTGTTTTCGTACGGATCCGGGCTGGCGTCGTCGATGTACTCGATCGCGATCACAACGGATCGGGAGCGGTTGGCTGAGTTTAAGCGTCACCTAAACTACGTGCAACCGCTGCTGGACCGTCGATCGAAGGTAGATCCGGCCGAGTTTACGAAGCTGATGGAGGTGCGCGAGAAGAACAACCATGCGGCACCGTACGAACCGTCCGGCTCGGTTGATGTGCTGTTCCCGGGCACCTACTACCTGCAGGCAGTTGATTCGATGCATCGGCGAACGTACGAGCGTGTACCACCGGAGCAGCCGTCCTCGTGA
- the LOC118511463 gene encoding alpha-N-acetylgalactosaminidase: MFSVNAIQQALLAVILGWCAVGVYGLENGLARRPPMGWMSWERYRCITDCKKYPDECISEQLFKRMADLMVSEGYRDAGYEYVNIDDCWMADERDADGVLQPNKERFPNGIKHLADYIHERGLKFGIYQDIGTKTCAGYPGMVGYFELDAQTFADWNVDFIKIDGCYADVELMVDDYIKFGEFMNKTGRPILYSCSWPAYQEYNGIIPDYEQLKETCNMWRNWGDIEDSHQSVVEITKYFSDHQNRIVPHSGPGHWNDPDTLVLGNYGLSYDQSKSQLAVWAILAAPFLISNDLAKVTPDVKELLLNKAIIKVDQDPLGIQGRLVKTINKIEIWKRPIMPRVGHELTQAVAFVSRRADGAPYTVAVKLREDIGLSNSTNIKGYKVYDLFEPKASPFLLRAGTTFETRVNPSGANFYRFVPQYGTDFINF, translated from the exons ATGTTCAGTGTTAACGCGATCCAACAGGCATTGCTAGCAGTGATCCTGGGTTGGTGTGCGGTGGGAGTTTATGGGCTGGAAAATGGGCTAGCACGAAGACCACCGATGGGATGGATGAGTTGGGAAAGGTATCGGTGCATAACGGATTGCAAAAAGTATCCGGATGAGTGTATCAGCGAGCAACTGTTTAAGCGCATGGCTGATCTGATGGTATCGGAAGGCTATCGGGATGCTGGCTACGAGTACGTCAATATCGACGACTGCTGGATGGCGGACGAGCGAGATGCGGATGGTGTGCTGCAACCGAACAAAGAGCGATTCCCCAACGGAATCAAACATCTAGCCGACTAT ATCCACGAAAGGGGACTCAAGTTTGGCATCTATCAAGACATTGGCACGAAAACCTGTGCCGGATATCCCGGCATGGTGGGCTACTTCGAGCTAGACGCACAAACGTTCGCGGATTGGAACGTTGACTTCATCAAGATTGATGGTTGTTACGCCGATGTGGAGCTGATGGTGGATG ATTACATCAAGTTTGGCGAATTTATGAACAAAACGGGCCGCCCCATACTGTACTCCTGTTCGTGGCCAGCCTACCAGGAGTACAACGGTATCATC CCCGATTACGAGCAGCTGAAGGAAACGTGCAACATGTGGCGCAACTGGGGAGACATCGAGGATTCGCATCAGTCGGTGGTCGAGATTACGAAATACTTTTCCGACCATCAGAACCGAATCGTGCCTCATTCTGGACCGGGCCATTGGAATGATCCCGATACG CTTGTTCTGGGAAACTATGGCTTAAGTTACGATCAGAGCAAATCTCAGCTTGCGGTATGGGCCATCCTCGCTGCTCCGTTCCTTATATCGAACGATCTGGCAAAGGTTACGCCGGACGTGAAGGAGCTGCTGCTTAACAAAGCCATCATAAAGGTTGATCAGGATCCTCTCGGTATACAGGGGAGACTGGTGAAAACCATCAACAAGATCGAG ATCTGGAAGCGTCCCATCATGCCCAGGGTGGGCCATGAGCTGACGCAAGCAGTTGCATTCGTATCGCGCCGTGCTGACGGTGCACCGTACACCGTGGCCGTGAAGCTGCGGGAAGACATCGGGCTaagcaacagcaccaacatCAAGGGCTACAAAGTTTAC GATCTTTTCGAGCCAAAGGCCAGTCCGTTCCTGCTGCGTGCCGGCACCACCTTTGAGACGAGGGTCAACCCATCTGGCGCAAACTTCTACCGGTTCGTACCACAGTACGGGACGGATTTTATCAACTTCTAG